The Mucilaginibacter mallensis genome has a segment encoding these proteins:
- a CDS encoding RluA family pseudouridine synthase, protein MKIPKFADLILFENDDIIVVNKPPFISSLDEREGGEINMLRLAKQYSDDAQVCHRLDKETSGALIIAKNPEAYRAISMQFEKRQVKKIYHAVIEGTHVFENLFIDLPILNVGKGNVTISRQEGKRAETWFQSLKYFKHYTLVECRPVTGRMHQIRIHLATQRASIAGDEMYKGKPVFLSALKRKYHLGKDQEELPIMKRFALHAFEVSFKLLNGEEITIHAPYPKDFETLLKLLEKFDS, encoded by the coding sequence ATGAAGATCCCCAAATTTGCCGACCTGATATTATTTGAGAACGACGATATAATTGTTGTGAACAAACCGCCGTTCATAAGCTCACTTGATGAGCGTGAGGGCGGGGAGATCAATATGCTGCGTTTGGCAAAGCAATACTCGGATGATGCTCAAGTATGCCATAGGCTGGATAAAGAGACCTCGGGAGCATTGATCATTGCTAAAAATCCCGAAGCTTATCGTGCCATATCTATGCAGTTTGAAAAACGGCAGGTAAAAAAGATATATCACGCGGTTATTGAGGGCACACATGTTTTTGAAAACCTTTTCATTGATCTGCCCATACTGAATGTTGGCAAGGGAAATGTTACCATTAGCAGACAGGAGGGTAAAAGGGCCGAAACCTGGTTTCAATCATTAAAATACTTTAAACATTATACTTTGGTGGAGTGCCGCCCGGTTACCGGCCGTATGCACCAGATACGTATACATCTGGCCACGCAGCGGGCATCCATTGCAGGCGATGAAATGTACAAAGGTAAGCCGGTTTTTCTATCGGCACTAAAGCGCAAATATCATTTGGGTAAAGACCAGGAGGAACTGCCAATAATGAAACGCTTTGCATTGCATGCATTTGAGGTAAGTTTTAAATTGTTGAATGGCGAGGAAATCACAATCCATGCACCGTATCCAAAAGATTTTGAAACATTGCTGAAATTGCTGGAAAAGTTTGATTCATAG
- a CDS encoding ATP-dependent helicase, with translation MDYLQGLNPEQKAAVQQIKGPVMIIAGAGSGKTRVITYRVAHLIRNGVDSFNILVLTFTNKAAREMRERINHLVGPEAKNIWMGTFHSVFAKILRVEADKLGYPSNFTIYDTDDSKSLLRAILKEMSLDDKLYNANFVLNRISAAKNNLVGWHEYQNNDQIQADDRSSGREHLGKIYETYAQRCYRAGAMDFDDLLFKTNELLKNFPDVLNKYQHKFKFLMVDEYQDTNFSQYLIVKKLAAVNENICVVGDDAQSIYAFRGANIQNILNFEKDYPDLKIFKLEQNYRSTQNIVNVANSIIANNKEQLKKNVFSEKEAGDKIKVMRAFSDNEEGKMVAEAIMFQRTTHGLKWHDFAILYRTNAQSRSMEEALRKLGVPYKIYGGLSFYQRKEIKDLIAYFRLTFNPNDEEALKRVINYPRRGIGDTTVDRIIVSADQNNITPFEVIINPSQYLDGRTSASVGNFSTMIQSFQVITKTLTAYEAALHIAQHSGLLKDLYADKSIEGLNRYENIQELLNGIKEFSEREDIEEKGLDIFMQDVALLTNDDSDKNKDADTVSLMTIHSSKGLEFSQVHVVGLEENLFPSQMSLNSRSDLEEERRLFYVATTRAENKLTISYATSRFKFGTLINCEPSRFLDEIDAKYLELDFSAKPASGGSSFFDDEREAWSRKTDTFSKPKPAVVKTTSILAKAHVPSPGFAPSDTSNLQVGMEVEHERFGFGKVISLEGNKPDVKATIFFKEIGQKQLLLKFAKLSIVSK, from the coding sequence TTGGATTACTTACAGGGATTAAACCCCGAACAAAAGGCAGCCGTACAGCAAATAAAGGGCCCCGTAATGATTATAGCGGGTGCAGGTTCAGGCAAAACCCGCGTTATTACCTATCGTGTAGCGCATCTGATCCGCAACGGCGTTGACTCATTTAACATACTTGTACTAACGTTTACCAATAAAGCCGCGCGCGAAATGCGTGAGCGTATAAATCATTTGGTTGGCCCCGAAGCCAAAAATATATGGATGGGTACATTCCACTCCGTTTTTGCAAAAATACTTAGGGTTGAGGCCGATAAATTGGGGTATCCAAGCAATTTCACTATTTACGATACCGACGACAGCAAAAGCTTACTGCGGGCCATTCTGAAAGAAATGAGCCTTGATGATAAGCTATATAATGCAAACTTTGTACTTAACCGCATATCAGCAGCTAAAAATAATTTAGTTGGCTGGCATGAATACCAGAATAACGACCAGATCCAGGCTGATGATCGTTCATCCGGCCGTGAACATCTTGGCAAAATATATGAAACCTATGCGCAGCGCTGCTACCGTGCAGGTGCTATGGATTTTGACGATCTGCTGTTTAAAACCAATGAGTTGTTAAAAAACTTCCCTGATGTACTTAACAAATATCAGCACAAGTTTAAGTTTTTGATGGTTGATGAGTATCAGGATACGAACTTTTCGCAATACCTGATTGTAAAAAAACTGGCTGCCGTAAATGAGAATATTTGTGTGGTGGGTGATGATGCGCAAAGTATCTACGCTTTCCGTGGTGCCAACATTCAAAATATCTTAAACTTTGAGAAGGATTACCCCGATCTGAAAATATTTAAGCTGGAACAAAATTATCGCTCAACCCAAAATATAGTTAACGTAGCCAACAGCATTATAGCCAATAATAAAGAGCAGCTTAAAAAGAATGTATTTTCTGAAAAAGAAGCCGGCGATAAAATAAAGGTTATGCGCGCCTTCAGTGATAACGAGGAAGGCAAAATGGTAGCCGAGGCTATCATGTTCCAGCGCACCACACATGGCTTAAAATGGCACGATTTTGCCATCCTGTACCGCACTAACGCACAATCGCGTTCCATGGAGGAAGCCTTGCGCAAGCTGGGTGTACCGTATAAAATATATGGAGGCCTGTCCTTTTATCAGCGTAAGGAGATTAAGGACCTTATAGCCTATTTCAGGCTTACCTTTAACCCTAATGATGAGGAAGCATTAAAGCGTGTTATAAACTATCCGCGCCGCGGTATTGGTGATACAACAGTTGACCGGATAATAGTAAGCGCCGATCAAAACAATATCACACCGTTTGAAGTGATCATAAACCCATCCCAATACCTGGATGGCCGCACATCGGCATCGGTGGGTAACTTTTCTACCATGATCCAGAGCTTCCAGGTGATCACCAAAACACTTACAGCTTATGAGGCGGCATTACATATTGCACAACATTCGGGGTTGCTGAAAGACTTGTATGCCGATAAATCTATTGAAGGACTTAACCGGTACGAGAACATACAGGAACTATTGAATGGTATAAAAGAATTTTCGGAACGGGAAGATATTGAAGAAAAAGGACTGGATATTTTTATGCAGGATGTGGCCCTGCTCACTAATGACGATAGCGACAAAAATAAAGACGCCGATACCGTTTCATTAATGACCATCCACTCTTCAAAAGGCCTGGAGTTTTCGCAGGTGCACGTTGTGGGCCTTGAGGAAAACCTTTTTCCATCGCAAATGTCGCTCAACTCCCGCAGTGATCTGGAAGAGGAACGCCGCTTGTTTTATGTAGCTACCACCCGTGCAGAAAATAAACTTACAATAAGCTATGCTACATCACGCTTTAAATTCGGCACACTCATAAATTGCGAGCCCAGCCGTTTTTTAGATGAGATTGATGCCAAATACCTCGAGCTTGATTTTTCTGCCAAACCGGCATCGGGCGGCAGCTCATTTTTTGATGATGAGCGTGAAGCTTGGAGCAGGAAAACCGATACATTCTCGAAACCGAAACCAGCTGTGGTTAAAACCACATCCATACTGGCAAAAGCGCACGTACCTTCGCCCGGCTTTGCACCGTCTGACACCTCAAACCTGCAGGTGGGTATGGAAGTTGAACACGAACGCTTTGGCTTTGGTAAAGTTATTAGTCTTGAAGGCAATAAGCCCGATGTGAAAGCAACTATTTTTTTTAAAGAAATAGGGCAAAAACAACTGCTTTTAAAGTTTGCCAAACTGAGTATAGTAAGCAAATAA
- a CDS encoding helix-turn-helix domain-containing protein, whose translation MNDTLKKKTNKSVGMNIRTLRHQHGWSQEDVADRLGISIPAFSKIETGVTDINLSRLEQIANVYEVSVVYLLAMDITEAEHEPSNLSIAQKKLIDREAEIASLQRKVILLYEELRNKTAIAV comes from the coding sequence ATGAACGACACTCTTAAAAAGAAAACAAACAAGTCCGTTGGGATGAACATCAGAACCCTGCGTCATCAACATGGATGGAGCCAGGAAGATGTAGCCGATCGTTTAGGTATTTCAATACCGGCATTTTCGAAAATCGAAACCGGTGTAACTGATATTAACTTATCACGCCTTGAGCAAATTGCCAATGTTTATGAGGTAAGTGTTGTTTATTTATTAGCAATGGACATTACTGAAGCTGAACATGAGCCTTCAAACCTGAGCATCGCCCAAAAGAAATTAATTGATCGCGAAGCTGAAATTGCCAGTTTACAACGTAAAGTAATTTTGCTTTATGAAGAACTAAGGAACAAAACTGCTATAGCGGTTTAA
- a CDS encoding tetratricopeptide repeat protein: protein MKKFFPAIFFMFFALHIYANGVDGVNGVIGQDTDAVIQLTKQAYEARLTNAQQTVNTGDKALELATKLNYNSGIAEAYRVKGIGQYYMNDPEAAINSYINALTFFKKANNKKGEAKVYNNIGNLYRDNNYGASLEYFQKALDIGHEIADNALVATAYLNLGNLYSREKSYNQALKYYKESEVIFNVLHDSVNLIQCAQNRGVAYFSLNQLEMAEQLLTSANKRAKERDLNETVASIDLTLALVYIKENKFEIASKIVAEGLAYSHIINDDKLERDFEYTSYQLEFKRGNYERAVHYLSDVYLLDSALQKTMLYAQINIYEIKHKQEQQEQQNIINDQTIKYERAQFWGAIIAACLLLIVIGLLISNVKRKAKTNAQLTELNEEVSRQKDNLDRVNHHLEEIIDERTKDLQLKNKKLSEYSSYLSHQIRGPIATLKGLMNLEKEGLVDKQECIVMMDKCVSEIDEKIIEMSDMMHDPGK, encoded by the coding sequence ATGAAGAAATTCTTTCCGGCCATATTTTTCATGTTTTTTGCGCTCCATATTTATGCAAATGGTGTGGATGGAGTTAACGGAGTTATTGGTCAGGATACAGATGCCGTTATTCAATTAACCAAACAGGCTTATGAAGCCAGGTTAACAAATGCACAGCAAACAGTAAATACAGGGGATAAGGCGCTGGAACTGGCCACCAAATTAAATTACAATTCTGGAATTGCAGAAGCTTATAGGGTAAAAGGGATAGGGCAATATTATATGAATGACCCTGAAGCGGCAATAAATAGTTACATAAATGCGCTAACTTTTTTTAAAAAGGCTAATAACAAAAAGGGAGAGGCTAAAGTTTATAATAATATAGGCAATTTATACCGGGATAATAATTACGGTGCATCATTAGAATATTTTCAAAAAGCGCTTGATATTGGACATGAAATAGCTGATAATGCACTGGTAGCTACTGCTTATTTAAACCTGGGGAATTTGTATTCCAGGGAAAAAAGCTATAATCAGGCATTAAAGTACTATAAGGAGAGTGAAGTTATTTTTAATGTTTTGCATGATTCGGTAAACCTTATACAATGTGCCCAAAATAGGGGAGTGGCCTACTTTTCCCTGAACCAGCTGGAAATGGCTGAGCAATTACTAACAAGCGCTAACAAAAGAGCTAAAGAAAGAGATTTAAATGAAACTGTTGCAAGTATAGACCTTACTTTGGCCTTAGTGTATATTAAAGAAAATAAGTTTGAGATTGCCAGTAAAATTGTTGCAGAAGGGCTTGCATATTCACATATTATAAATGATGATAAACTGGAACGGGATTTTGAATATACCAGTTATCAATTAGAGTTTAAACGCGGTAATTATGAGCGGGCGGTGCATTATTTGAGTGATGTATATTTACTGGATAGCGCGCTACAAAAAACAATGTTATATGCCCAAATAAACATATATGAAATTAAGCATAAACAGGAGCAGCAAGAACAGCAAAATATTATAAACGACCAGACCATTAAATATGAACGTGCCCAATTTTGGGGCGCAATTATCGCAGCGTGTTTACTACTGATAGTTATTGGCTTACTGATCAGTAATGTAAAACGGAAAGCCAAAACCAATGCACAGCTTACTGAACTTAATGAAGAGGTATCAAGACAAAAGGATAACCTTGACAGGGTTAATCATCACCTGGAAGAGATAATTGATGAAAGAACCAAGGACCTGCAATTAAAGAATAAGAAGCTTTCAGAATATTCATCCTATTTATCGCACCAGATACGCGGGCCTATAGCTACACTTAAAGGCTTAATGAACCTGGAAAAGGAAGGCCTGGTTGATAAGCAGGAATGTATTGTGATGATGGACAAATGCGTATCGGAAATTGATGAGAAGATCATTGAAATGAGCGATATGATGCACGACCCGGGGAAGTAG
- a CDS encoding pentapeptide repeat-containing protein — MKKIIIASAVMFSTLLANTNNVSASPIHKKVPAKHIAFEKKDLGSGDFQNIAFEKKDLGSGDFQNIAFEKKDLGSGDFQNIAFEKKDLGSGDFQNIAFEKKDLGSGDFQNIAFEKKDLGSGDFQNIAFEKKDLGSGDFQNIAFEKKDLGSGDFQNLAFEKKDLGSGDFQNIAFEKKDLGSGDFQNIAFEKKDLGSGDFQNIAFEKKDLGSGDFRNIAFEKKDLGSGDFQNLAFEKKDLGSGDFQNLAFEKKDLGSGDFQNFAFEKKDLGSGDFQNLAFEKKDLGSGDFQLV; from the coding sequence ATGAAAAAAATAATCATAGCATCAGCAGTAATGTTTTCAACTCTTTTAGCAAATACAAACAACGTTTCTGCTTCCCCTATACATAAAAAAGTTCCAGCTAAACATATTGCTTTCGAAAAGAAAGACTTAGGCAGCGGCGATTTCCAAAACATTGCTTTTGAGAAAAAAGACTTAGGCAGTGGTGATTTCCAAAACATTGCCTTCGAGAAAAAAGACTTAGGCAGTGGTGACTTCCAAAACATTGCCTTCGAGAAAAAAGACTTAGGCAGCGGCGATTTCCAAAACATTGCTTTTGAGAAAAAAGACTTAGGCAGCGGCGATTTCCAAAACATTGCTTTTGAGAAAAAAGACTTAGGCAGCGGCGATTTCCAAAACATTGCTTTTGAGAAAAAAGACTTAGGCAGCGGTGATTTTCAAAACATTGCTTTCGAGAAAAAAGACTTAGGTAGCGGTGATTTCCAGAATCTTGCTTTTGAGAAAAAAGACTTAGGCAGTGGTGACTTCCAAAACATTGCCTTCGAGAAAAAAGATTTAGGCAGCGGTGACTTCCAGAACATTGCTTTCGAGAAAAAAGATTTAGGTAGTGGTGACTTCCAAAACATTGCCTTCGAGAAAAAAGATTTAGGCAGCGGTGACTTCCGGAACATTGCTTTCGAGAAAAAAGATTTAGGTAGTGGTGATTTCCAGAACCTTGCTTTCGAGAAAAAAGACTTAGGCAGTGGTGATTTCCAAAACCTTGCTTTTGAGAAAAAAGACTTAGGCAGTGGTGATTTCCAGAACTTTGCTTTCGAGAAAAAAGACTTAGGCAGTGGTGATTTCCAGAACCTTGCTTTTGAGAAAAAAGATTTAGGCAGCGGTGATTTTCAATTAGTATAA